Proteins found in one Methylophilaceae bacterium genomic segment:
- the aceE gene encoding pyruvate dehydrogenase (acetyl-transferring), homodimeric type, giving the protein MATNPQTRLSETDPQETQEWLDALSSVIQNEGTERAHFLLEAMIDQARRSGSNLPYNATTAYVNTIPTHLQAKLPGDPEMERRIRALVRWNAIMTVLRANEKSPGVGGHIASFQSAATLYDVGFNHFFRAANENFGGDCIYFQGHSSPGVYARAYLEGRISEEQLDNFRQETGGNGLSSYPHPWLMPDFWQFPTVSMGIGPLAGIYQARFLKYLHDRGIADTSDRKVWVFCGDGEMDEPESQGAISLAARENLDNLIFVINCNLQRLDGPVRGNGKIIQELESNFRGAGWNALKVVWGSYWDPLLAMDKDGLLKKRMEECVDGEYQNFKQKGGAYTREHFFGKYPELKEMVAAMSDSDIWRLNRGGHDPHKVYAAYNAAVNHKGQPTVILAKTVKGYGMGDAGEGQNTTHQQKSMDIESLKKFRDRFDLPLTDEQVEKLSYYKPAPDSPEIQYIAERNAAMGGHVPKRRQKGNELTVPQLSAFENMLGDTGEREISTTMAFVRILSTLVRDKEIGKFVVPIVPDEARTFGMEGMFRQLGIYSSIGQLYEPQDSDQVMYYKELKTGQILEEGINEAGAFSSWLAAATSYSVSGTQMIPFYIYYSMFGFQRIGDFAWAAGDSRARGFLLGATAGRTTLNGEGLQHEDGHSHLLSATIPNCISYDPTFSYELAVIIQEGLRRMVQNQEDVYYYITLMNENYSHPAMPKGCEAGILKGMYSFSKSKAKGEKVQLMGSGVILREVIAAADLLEKDWGVAADVWSAPSFTELRREGLDCDRWNMLNPDKKQRVSYVAECLKEAKGPVIASTDYMKSFAEQIQRFVPNRFVALGTDGYGRSDSREALRDFFEVDRYYIVIAALKALSDEGKLPAAKVAEAVKKYKLNPNKPNPSTV; this is encoded by the coding sequence ATGGCAACGAATCCACAAACACGCTTAAGTGAAACAGACCCGCAAGAAACGCAAGAGTGGTTGGATGCCTTATCATCCGTCATTCAAAACGAAGGTACAGAGCGCGCTCACTTTCTACTGGAAGCGATGATTGATCAAGCGCGCCGCTCAGGTAGCAACTTACCTTACAACGCAACTACTGCTTATGTGAATACCATCCCAACGCATTTACAGGCAAAACTGCCTGGCGATCCGGAAATGGAACGCCGCATTCGCGCACTGGTTCGCTGGAACGCAATTATGACGGTGCTTCGTGCCAACGAAAAATCACCTGGCGTTGGAGGACATATTGCTAGCTTTCAATCTGCAGCGACTTTATATGATGTAGGTTTTAATCACTTTTTCCGTGCCGCAAATGAAAATTTTGGCGGTGACTGTATTTATTTCCAAGGTCACTCCTCTCCCGGCGTATATGCACGTGCTTATTTAGAGGGTCGAATTTCTGAAGAACAGCTAGACAATTTCCGCCAAGAAACGGGTGGCAATGGTTTATCAAGCTATCCTCACCCATGGCTAATGCCAGATTTCTGGCAGTTTCCAACGGTATCAATGGGTATTGGTCCGTTGGCAGGTATTTACCAAGCACGCTTTTTAAAATATTTGCACGATCGCGGCATTGCTGACACCAGCGACCGTAAAGTGTGGGTGTTCTGTGGTGATGGTGAAATGGACGAACCTGAATCTCAAGGTGCGATCTCACTCGCTGCACGTGAAAATCTAGACAATCTTATTTTCGTTATTAACTGTAACTTACAGCGCCTTGACGGGCCTGTTCGTGGCAATGGCAAAATTATTCAAGAGCTTGAATCAAACTTCCGCGGCGCTGGCTGGAATGCACTGAAAGTTGTTTGGGGTTCCTATTGGGATCCATTATTGGCAATGGATAAGGATGGTTTGCTCAAAAAACGCATGGAAGAGTGTGTGGATGGTGAGTATCAAAACTTCAAACAAAAAGGTGGCGCCTATACGCGTGAACATTTCTTTGGCAAATACCCAGAGCTAAAAGAAATGGTTGCGGCCATGTCTGACAGCGATATTTGGCGTTTAAATCGCGGCGGTCATGACCCACACAAAGTGTATGCGGCCTATAATGCTGCAGTCAATCACAAAGGCCAGCCCACTGTTATTTTAGCTAAAACCGTTAAAGGTTATGGCATGGGCGATGCGGGCGAAGGTCAAAATACCACGCATCAACAAAAGAGCATGGATATTGAGTCGTTGAAGAAATTCCGCGATCGTTTTGACTTACCTCTCACCGATGAGCAAGTTGAAAAATTGTCGTATTACAAACCAGCGCCAGATAGCCCAGAGATACAATACATTGCTGAACGCAACGCTGCGATGGGCGGACACGTTCCTAAACGTCGTCAAAAAGGCAATGAATTAACGGTGCCGCAGTTATCAGCATTTGAGAATATGCTCGGCGATACTGGTGAGCGTGAAATCTCTACGACCATGGCGTTTGTAAGAATTCTATCAACCTTGGTACGCGATAAAGAAATTGGCAAATTTGTTGTGCCTATCGTGCCAGATGAAGCACGCACCTTTGGTATGGAGGGAATGTTCCGTCAACTGGGCATTTACTCTTCCATTGGTCAATTATATGAGCCACAAGACTCTGACCAAGTGATGTATTACAAGGAATTGAAAACGGGACAAATTCTTGAAGAAGGCATCAACGAAGCTGGTGCGTTTTCGAGCTGGCTGGCAGCGGCAACATCCTATAGCGTAAGCGGGACGCAGATGATTCCGTTTTATATTTACTACTCAATGTTTGGCTTCCAACGCATCGGCGACTTTGCATGGGCAGCAGGTGATAGCCGCGCACGAGGCTTCTTACTTGGCGCGACAGCGGGTCGCACCACATTGAATGGTGAAGGTTTGCAACATGAAGATGGTCATAGCCATTTGTTATCGGCAACCATTCCGAATTGCATCTCTTACGACCCTACCTTTTCGTATGAATTAGCCGTGATTATTCAAGAAGGTTTGCGTCGCATGGTACAAAACCAAGAAGATGTGTATTACTACATCACACTGATGAATGAAAACTACAGCCACCCTGCCATGCCAAAAGGCTGCGAGGCTGGTATTCTTAAAGGCATGTATAGCTTTAGCAAATCAAAAGCAAAAGGTGAAAAAGTACAATTAATGGGTAGCGGTGTGATTTTACGTGAAGTGATTGCCGCTGCAGATTTATTAGAAAAAGACTGGGGCGTTGCCGCAGACGTGTGGAGCGCGCCTAGCTTTACCGAATTACGTCGTGAAGGTTTAGATTGCGATCGTTGGAATATGTTAAACCCAGACAAAAAACAACGTGTTAGTTATGTTGCTGAATGTTTAAAAGAGGCAAAAGGCCCAGTGATTGCTTCTACGGATTACATGAAGAGCTTTGCTGAGCAAATTCAACGGTTTGTTCCTAATCGATTTGTTGCACTAGGCACGGATGGGTATGGCCGATCTGACAGTCGTGAAGCCTTGCGTGATTTTTTTGAAGTTGACCGCTACTATATCGTCATTGCAGCCTTAAAAGCGCTAAGTGATGAAGGAAAACTGCCTGCAGCGAAAGTGGCTGAAGCAGTGAAAAAATACAAGCTTAATCCAAATAAACCAAACCCAAGTACTGTTTAA
- the aceF gene encoding dihydrolipoyllysine-residue acetyltransferase, translated as MSVKDILVPDIGDFESVDIIEVLVSPGDTIAADDSLVTVESDKASMDIPSPEAGVVKEVKVKVGDKIAEGHLIITLEVSDTAVETKTVEVAPAKEEAPAPVKEIPKSDIPEPTRPAPEPPKQVQPVAKPAPVGAHVDTNREVSSHASPSVRKFARELGVDLKLVKGSGPKNRILNNDVQEYVKGELAKPRSDSMASGGSALSTLAMPVIDFSKFGSITTQPLSRIKKLSGANLHRNWVTAPHVTQFDEADITDLEDFRKSMQADAEKRGVKLTMLAFLIKASVNALKAYPNFNASLSPDGDNLILKSYYNIGFACDTPDGLVVPVVRDVQSKDVLEIAADLMDLSAKARERKLKVEEMQGGCFTISSLGGIGGTMFTPIINCPEVAILGVSRSSMQPVYNKETKGFEPRLILPLSLSYDHRVIDGADGARFTSHLRMMLSDVRRLLL; from the coding sequence ATGAGTGTAAAAGATATTTTAGTGCCAGATATTGGTGATTTTGAGTCGGTTGATATTATTGAAGTGCTAGTTTCACCCGGCGACACAATCGCCGCCGATGATTCTTTAGTCACCGTTGAATCTGATAAAGCTTCTATGGATATTCCATCACCTGAGGCCGGCGTAGTAAAAGAGGTTAAAGTTAAAGTAGGCGATAAAATTGCAGAAGGCCACTTAATCATTACGCTAGAGGTGAGTGATACGGCAGTTGAAACAAAAACAGTAGAGGTTGCTCCAGCTAAAGAAGAGGCACCAGCACCTGTTAAGGAAATACCAAAATCGGATATTCCAGAACCAACACGCCCTGCCCCAGAACCACCAAAACAAGTACAACCAGTTGCTAAACCAGCGCCTGTTGGCGCGCATGTTGATACCAACAGAGAAGTAAGCTCGCATGCTAGCCCATCTGTCCGTAAATTTGCACGCGAGTTAGGTGTAGATCTTAAATTAGTCAAAGGCTCTGGCCCTAAAAATAGAATTTTAAATAATGACGTACAAGAATATGTAAAAGGCGAGTTAGCAAAGCCGCGTTCGGACAGCATGGCATCTGGTGGCAGTGCATTAAGTACGTTAGCCATGCCAGTCATTGATTTTAGCAAGTTTGGTTCTATCACCACGCAACCATTGTCCCGCATCAAAAAACTATCTGGTGCTAACTTACATCGCAACTGGGTCACGGCACCACATGTGACGCAATTTGACGAAGCAGACATTACGGATTTAGAAGATTTCCGCAAATCCATGCAAGCGGATGCCGAAAAACGTGGCGTAAAACTCACCATGTTGGCGTTTTTAATCAAAGCATCAGTCAATGCACTCAAAGCCTATCCAAACTTTAACGCATCGCTCTCTCCAGATGGCGATAACCTAATCTTAAAAAGTTATTACAACATAGGTTTTGCCTGCGATACGCCAGATGGTTTAGTGGTGCCTGTTGTTAGAGACGTACAAAGTAAAGATGTGCTCGAAATTGCTGCCGATTTAATGGATTTATCAGCTAAAGCACGTGAACGAAAATTAAAAGTAGAAGAAATGCAAGGCGGCTGTTTTACCATTTCTAGCCTAGGCGGGATTGGTGGCACTATGTTTACTCCCATCATCAATTGCCCAGAAGTCGCCATTCTAGGTGTATCAAGATCTAGCATGCAGCCAGTCTATAACAAAGAAACAAAAGGATTTGAGCCACGCCTAATCTTGCCACTGTCTCTCTCATACGACCACCGCGTGATTGATGGAGCTGATGGCGCACGTTTCACCAGCCACTTAAGAATGATGTTAAGTGATGTTAGAAGGTTGTTGCTATAA
- a CDS encoding beta (1-6) glucan synthase produces MQIKTTSFLWSYSLFFMLLLTMLGCWFYQENQTVEMHSPQHLVDNKLQCVSYAPYYGKGQSPFIEGMWITPAQIDQDLALLARISHCVRTYSVGQGMDYVPEAASKLGMKVYLGAWVGWTEADNIKEIKLASAKANAYSDTVKALIIGNEVFLRGEQNENAMRRYLRLAKSLSNTPITYADVWEFWVKHKDIAKDVDFHTVHILPYWENNPVAIEDATQHAENVMQNMQIHFTKPILIGETGWPSVGRQRNESRPSLVNQARYVREFLQKAEEKQWQYNIIEAIDQPWKRVLEGTVGGYWGVISANLEPKFSLTEPVTERKDGRVPVYIGLVGALFFLSIALTLRERRVNVLLGLIALGSLTALTSYLEVEYLIAACRDWIEWFSLGGLALLGLLVVLTQPWLIIQSNPWALNVMRLLKLVFLYAALMTGYLIFVDGRYRDFPIVIFALPTLVLAINYFAGVYVSHQRWLSVGIPSALTVIFAALCAIREFNNNTALIWLGLAMVIAVVNWPSQLNKNNENQV; encoded by the coding sequence ATGCAAATAAAAACAACAAGCTTTCTTTGGTCTTACAGCCTATTTTTTATGTTGTTATTAACTATGCTAGGTTGTTGGTTTTATCAAGAAAATCAAACAGTAGAAATGCATTCGCCTCAACATTTAGTCGACAATAAATTGCAATGCGTTTCTTATGCGCCTTATTACGGCAAAGGTCAGTCGCCTTTTATTGAAGGTATGTGGATAACGCCCGCGCAGATTGATCAAGATTTAGCATTATTGGCTCGTATTAGTCATTGCGTGAGAACTTATTCAGTTGGGCAAGGCATGGATTATGTGCCTGAGGCCGCAAGTAAATTGGGAATGAAAGTGTATCTTGGTGCTTGGGTTGGATGGACCGAAGCCGACAATATTAAAGAGATTAAATTAGCTAGCGCAAAAGCAAATGCCTATTCTGATACAGTAAAAGCATTGATTATTGGTAACGAAGTTTTTTTGCGTGGTGAACAAAATGAAAACGCAATGCGGCGCTACTTAAGATTGGCTAAATCGCTATCAAATACGCCAATTACTTATGCGGATGTATGGGAATTTTGGGTTAAACACAAAGATATTGCAAAGGATGTTGATTTTCATACGGTTCACATTTTGCCTTATTGGGAAAATAACCCTGTGGCAATCGAAGACGCAACGCAACATGCTGAAAATGTAATGCAAAATATGCAAATACACTTTACCAAACCGATATTAATCGGCGAAACAGGCTGGCCCTCAGTGGGGCGGCAACGTAATGAATCGAGACCCAGCTTGGTTAATCAGGCCCGTTATGTACGTGAGTTTTTACAAAAGGCTGAGGAGAAGCAATGGCAATACAATATTATCGAAGCGATTGATCAGCCTTGGAAGCGTGTGTTAGAGGGAACCGTGGGCGGCTATTGGGGTGTTATATCAGCAAATTTAGAACCAAAGTTTTCTTTAACGGAACCAGTAACTGAGCGAAAAGATGGGCGCGTACCTGTTTATATTGGTTTAGTTGGCGCACTGTTCTTTTTATCGATTGCGTTAACTTTGCGCGAACGACGAGTGAATGTCTTGCTTGGGTTAATAGCGCTTGGCAGTCTGACAGCACTAACTAGCTATCTAGAAGTTGAATACTTAATTGCGGCTTGCCGAGATTGGATAGAGTGGTTTTCATTGGGTGGTTTGGCACTGTTAGGGTTATTGGTTGTGCTGACACAGCCATGGTTGATTATTCAATCTAATCCTTGGGCCCTGAATGTTATGCGATTGCTGAAGTTAGTTTTTCTGTATGCAGCACTCATGACAGGTTATCTTATTTTTGTAGACGGCCGTTATCGTGACTTTCCCATAGTTATATTTGCTTTGCCAACACTCGTGCTTGCAATCAATTATTTTGCTGGCGTATATGTGAGCCATCAACGTTGGTTGAGTGTAGGCATCCCGTCAGCACTAACGGTAATCTTTGCAGCTTTGTGTGCTATTAGAGAGTTTAATAATAATACAGCGCTGATTTGGTTGGGCTTGGCGATGGTCATCGCGGTAGTGAATTGGCCCAGTCAATTAAACAAAAACAACGAAAATCAGGTTTAA
- the lpdA gene encoding dihydrolipoyl dehydrogenase, producing MSQLVEVRVPDIGDFDSVDIIEVLVNVGDHIALEDSLITVESDKASMDIPSAHSGIVKEIKVKVGDKVAKGTLILMLEAAANDAEPTSIQSSVDEPAKEQTATPVATPSPVTPTGNNDIDTQLVVLGSGPGGYTAAFRAADLGLKVVLIERYPSLGGVCLNVGCIPSKALLHTAKVITDAEETEAHGLSFGKPNIDLDKLRHWKSNDVVGKLTGGLAQMAKGRGVTVVHGVGQFTGANQIAVTDAEGKVTTIGFENAIIAAGSQATKFPGAPDDDRIMDSTGALALADIPKRMLVIGGGIIGLEMGTVYDALGTKVSVVEFMDGLITGCDRDLVRPLHKRMEKRFESIMLSTKVAKIEAKKEGIHVSFEGEHAPEDVQVYDRVLVSIGRRPNGKSIGAENAGVAVDERGFIAVDKQMRTNVPHIFAIGDIVGQPMLAHKATHEAKVAAEVIAGHKVAFVASVIPNVAYTDPEIGWVGMTETEAKEKGIAIDKASFPWAASGRAISIARTEGATKLIFDKETHRLIGAGIVGTNAGELLAETVLAIEMGADAHDLGLTIHAHPTLSETICFAAELKEGTITDMMPPKRR from the coding sequence ATGAGTCAGTTAGTTGAAGTACGTGTGCCAGATATTGGTGATTTTGATTCGGTCGACATTATTGAAGTCTTAGTGAATGTTGGCGATCACATTGCATTAGAAGATTCGCTGATCACGGTTGAATCTGACAAAGCATCGATGGACATTCCATCAGCACATAGCGGTATAGTCAAAGAAATTAAGGTTAAAGTGGGTGATAAAGTCGCTAAAGGCACTTTAATTTTAATGCTAGAAGCGGCGGCAAACGATGCTGAGCCAACTAGCATCCAATCATCAGTAGATGAACCCGCAAAAGAACAAACTGCAACACCCGTTGCAACGCCGTCACCTGTAACGCCAACTGGCAACAACGATATCGACACGCAACTCGTGGTGCTAGGTTCTGGGCCAGGCGGTTACACTGCAGCTTTTCGTGCAGCAGATTTAGGCTTAAAAGTTGTCTTAATCGAACGCTATCCATCTTTGGGTGGCGTTTGTCTTAATGTTGGATGCATTCCATCAAAAGCGCTACTCCATACTGCTAAGGTAATTACTGACGCAGAAGAAACTGAAGCGCACGGCTTAAGTTTTGGCAAACCCAATATTGATTTAGATAAATTGCGTCACTGGAAATCAAACGATGTGGTTGGCAAACTGACTGGTGGCTTAGCGCAAATGGCTAAAGGTCGTGGCGTTACTGTGGTGCATGGTGTTGGTCAATTTACAGGCGCCAACCAAATCGCTGTAACGGATGCAGAAGGTAAAGTAACAACCATAGGCTTTGAAAATGCCATTATTGCAGCAGGCTCTCAAGCAACCAAATTCCCAGGCGCTCCGGATGATGACCGTATCATGGACTCCACAGGTGCGCTAGCACTAGCCGATATTCCAAAGCGTATGTTGGTGATTGGTGGCGGCATTATTGGTCTAGAAATGGGTACGGTTTATGATGCGCTTGGCACTAAAGTCAGTGTAGTTGAGTTTATGGATGGCTTAATCACGGGATGCGATCGCGACCTTGTGCGTCCATTGCACAAACGGATGGAAAAACGATTCGAAAGCATCATGCTATCGACTAAAGTCGCCAAAATTGAAGCCAAAAAAGAAGGTATTCATGTGAGTTTTGAAGGTGAACATGCTCCAGAGGACGTACAAGTATATGATCGCGTTTTAGTTTCGATTGGCCGCCGTCCAAACGGTAAAAGTATTGGTGCAGAAAACGCAGGTGTTGCCGTTGATGAACGTGGTTTTATTGCTGTAGATAAGCAAATGCGTACCAATGTCCCGCACATTTTTGCAATTGGCGATATTGTTGGGCAACCTATGCTAGCGCACAAAGCAACACACGAAGCGAAAGTAGCCGCTGAAGTGATTGCAGGCCATAAAGTGGCATTTGTTGCTAGCGTCATTCCTAATGTGGCTTATACCGACCCTGAAATTGGATGGGTTGGCATGACTGAAACAGAAGCAAAAGAAAAAGGCATTGCGATTGATAAAGCCTCTTTCCCTTGGGCGGCCAGTGGTCGTGCAATTTCGATTGCACGCACAGAAGGTGCGACTAAGTTAATTTTCGATAAAGAAACGCATCGTTTAATTGGTGCAGGTATTGTTGGCACCAATGCAGGCGAACTGCTAGCTGAAACCGTGTTAGCCATTGAAATGGGGGCAGATGCACACGACCTAGGCTTAACAATTCATGCACACCCAACGCTTTCAGAAACCATTTGCTTTGCAGCAGAATTAAAAGAAGGCACCATTACCGATATGATGCCACCGAAAAGGCGATAA
- a CDS encoding sporulation protein, translating to MRLLIWLVLLNIALFGYFNMDKMTPKKQATYQELNPEKLKLLIDTDLASLDKKTFVATPLTNCYKWGRFTTTNLSEAQDVLSRLGLTAELIEETPKQDKRFWIYYPPLATAEKAKEKAEEIKKLGVDELFIVQDSQWRNAISFGLFSDETLANNLLKNLQAKGVRYVVKSVRNQGSATSSLLVRAVSAEIALALYKIRPEFVGTDVNSVACQ from the coding sequence ATGAGATTATTGATTTGGTTAGTGTTATTGAATATTGCGCTGTTTGGCTACTTTAACATGGATAAAATGACCCCTAAAAAACAAGCGACTTATCAAGAATTAAATCCAGAAAAACTAAAACTGCTGATAGACACCGATTTGGCTAGCTTAGACAAAAAGACATTTGTGGCGACACCACTGACCAATTGTTATAAATGGGGCCGTTTTACAACGACCAATTTAAGTGAAGCGCAGGATGTGTTGAGTCGATTGGGGTTGACTGCTGAATTGATAGAAGAAACGCCAAAGCAAGACAAACGTTTTTGGATTTACTATCCACCATTAGCAACAGCTGAAAAAGCCAAAGAAAAAGCAGAAGAGATAAAAAAATTGGGTGTTGATGAACTGTTTATTGTGCAAGATTCCCAATGGCGTAACGCCATTTCTTTTGGACTGTTTAGCGACGAAACATTGGCTAATAATTTATTAAAAAATTTACAAGCCAAGGGTGTGCGATATGTGGTGAAATCAGTACGTAACCAAGGCAGTGCGACTAGTAGTTTGCTCGTGCGCGCCGTGAGTGCAGAAATTGCACTGGCGTTATATAAAATCCGCCCAGAGTTTGTGGGCACAGACGTTAACTCAGTTGCTTGTCAGTAA
- a CDS encoding type III pantothenate kinase: protein MLMVIDIGNTRTKWAEVAEDGSLSAFDMTPNITIAKSALKNRLVQAEKVVIANVAGEAIAQQLIALMPAHVTPCFAKATEEACDVINRYQQPDTLGIDRWAAAIAAWHQYKQPTIVVCAGTAITIDSISINTSLMTTLLKSGNNKKGLYLGGSIMPGLHLIHDALVNHTAKLADASAGTITTFPDNTVDAMQSGCMHAVIGAILLASKQLEKHCAFLPKLIITGGDAVKIAHALAPYQKRVGVEGNLVLNGLALLEKDGI, encoded by the coding sequence ATGTTGATGGTGATTGATATTGGAAATACCCGGACGAAGTGGGCCGAGGTTGCTGAGGATGGTAGCCTCTCTGCGTTTGATATGACGCCCAATATTACGATTGCAAAATCGGCATTAAAAAATCGACTCGTGCAAGCTGAAAAAGTGGTGATTGCCAATGTGGCTGGCGAAGCAATTGCACAGCAACTAATCGCATTAATGCCTGCGCATGTTACCCCTTGTTTTGCTAAGGCAACTGAAGAAGCTTGTGACGTGATTAATCGTTATCAACAACCTGATACGTTAGGGATAGATCGTTGGGCAGCTGCTATTGCGGCCTGGCATCAATACAAGCAGCCAACAATTGTAGTGTGTGCGGGCACAGCCATTACAATTGATAGTATTTCCATCAATACTTCATTAATGACAACGCTATTAAAGTCAGGTAACAACAAAAAAGGCTTGTATCTTGGCGGCAGTATTATGCCTGGATTACATTTAATACACGATGCTTTGGTTAATCACACGGCGAAACTGGCCGATGCTTCTGCTGGCACAATAACAACATTTCCAGACAATACGGTTGATGCAATGCAATCCGGCTGTATGCATGCCGTAATAGGTGCAATTTTATTAGCCTCAAAGCAATTAGAAAAGCACTGTGCTTTTTTACCTAAATTGATTATTACTGGTGGCGATGCGGTTAAAATTGCACATGCGTTAGCACCATATCAAAAAAGAGTTGGGGTGGAGGGTAACTTGGTGCTGAATGGTTTGGCTTTATTAGAGAAAGACGGTATATGA